In Acipenser ruthenus chromosome 16, fAciRut3.2 maternal haplotype, whole genome shotgun sequence, the following proteins share a genomic window:
- the LOC117412151 gene encoding histone-lysine N-methyltransferase SETMAR-like isoform X1, which yields MNLMRGYDVCCGLENLAVYVERGEESLLQFEYSPEHVSGPGADQDPSEITYLGCDCMSTSCRPDSCSCLQHHGESYHENLCLRDCEGKETDFSRPVFECNVMCKCSEACKNRVVQRGLEYRLQMFKGGPKGWGLHTMEFIPKGRFVCQYAGEVIGLAEARRRLQSQKPGDMNYLIAVKEHIDGGKMIETFVDPAVVGNVGRFLNHSCQPNLFMVPVRVNSVVPKLALFAGRDILAGEELMYDYSGRYKNVTEKASVQETTDIDLVERKPCYCGAETCSGFLPFDISVMNSG from the exons ATGAATTTGATGAGAGGATACGATGTGTGCTGCGGACTTGAGAACCTGGCCGTTTATGTTGAACGAGGTGAAGAGTCTCTGCTACAATTTGAG TACTCTCCAGAGCATGTAAGCGGGCCTGGTGCTGATCAGGATCCCAGTGAGATTACCTATCTAGGATGTGACTGCATGTCTACTTCCTGTAGGCCGGACTCCTGCTCTTGTCTTCAGCACCACGGCGAGTCGTACCATGAAAACCTGTGTCTCAGAGACTGCGAAGGAAAGGAGACCGACTTTTCCAGGCCTGTTTTTGAGTGTAATGTCATGTGTAAATGTAGCGAAGCCTGCAAGAACAGAGTTGTGCAGAGAGGTCTGGAATACAGGCTTCAGATGTTTAAGGGTGGGCCCAAAGGATGGGGTCTGCACACAATGGAGTTCATCCCGAAAGGGCGCTTCGTGTGCCAGTATGCAGGAGAGGTCATTGGTTTGGCTGAAGCTCGCAGAAGATTGCAATCCCAGAAGCCTGGTGATATGAATTACCTCATAGCAGTGAAGGAGCACATAGACGGTGGAAAAATGATTGAAACTTTTGTAGACCCGGCTGTTGTTGGAAATGTGGGAAGATTCCTCAACCACTCCTGCCAGCCCAATTTGTTCATGGTACCTGTACGTGTGAACTCAGTGGTGCCCAAACTGGCGCTGTTTGCTGGGCGGGACATCCTGGCAGGGGAGGAGCTGATGTACGATTACTCGGGAAGGTATAAAAATGTGACTGAAAAAGCCTCAGTTCAAGAAACGACAGACATTGACCTCGTGGAACGCAAACCCTGTTACTGCGGAGCCGAGACCTGCAGTGGTTTCCTGCCTTTTGACATTTCTGTCATGAACAGTGGTTAA
- the LOC117412151 gene encoding histone-lysine N-methyltransferase SETMAR-like isoform X2 gives MCAADLRTWPFMLNEYSPEHVSGPGADQDPSEITYLGCDCMSTSCRPDSCSCLQHHGESYHENLCLRDCEGKETDFSRPVFECNVMCKCSEACKNRVVQRGLEYRLQMFKGGPKGWGLHTMEFIPKGRFVCQYAGEVIGLAEARRRLQSQKPGDMNYLIAVKEHIDGGKMIETFVDPAVVGNVGRFLNHSCQPNLFMVPVRVNSVVPKLALFAGRDILAGEELMYDYSGRYKNVTEKASVQETTDIDLVERKPCYCGAETCSGFLPFDISVMNSG, from the exons ATGTGTGCTGCGGACTTGAGAACCTGGCCGTTTATGTTGAACGAG TACTCTCCAGAGCATGTAAGCGGGCCTGGTGCTGATCAGGATCCCAGTGAGATTACCTATCTAGGATGTGACTGCATGTCTACTTCCTGTAGGCCGGACTCCTGCTCTTGTCTTCAGCACCACGGCGAGTCGTACCATGAAAACCTGTGTCTCAGAGACTGCGAAGGAAAGGAGACCGACTTTTCCAGGCCTGTTTTTGAGTGTAATGTCATGTGTAAATGTAGCGAAGCCTGCAAGAACAGAGTTGTGCAGAGAGGTCTGGAATACAGGCTTCAGATGTTTAAGGGTGGGCCCAAAGGATGGGGTCTGCACACAATGGAGTTCATCCCGAAAGGGCGCTTCGTGTGCCAGTATGCAGGAGAGGTCATTGGTTTGGCTGAAGCTCGCAGAAGATTGCAATCCCAGAAGCCTGGTGATATGAATTACCTCATAGCAGTGAAGGAGCACATAGACGGTGGAAAAATGATTGAAACTTTTGTAGACCCGGCTGTTGTTGGAAATGTGGGAAGATTCCTCAACCACTCCTGCCAGCCCAATTTGTTCATGGTACCTGTACGTGTGAACTCAGTGGTGCCCAAACTGGCGCTGTTTGCTGGGCGGGACATCCTGGCAGGGGAGGAGCTGATGTACGATTACTCGGGAAGGTATAAAAATGTGACTGAAAAAGCCTCAGTTCAAGAAACGACAGACATTGACCTCGTGGAACGCAAACCCTGTTACTGCGGAGCCGAGACCTGCAGTGGTTTCCTGCCTTTTGACATTTCTGTCATGAACAGTGGTTAA